A segment of the Candidatus Omnitrophota bacterium genome:
CCCCGGAAAGCACCTTTCCGCTATGAGGAATAACGGAATTGTAAGCTCTGGCCAGGCGGGTAATAGAGTCCAGAAGGATGACCACGTGCTTTTTGTGCTCAACCAGTCTTTTGGCCTTTTCGAGAACCATTTCTGCCACTTGAATATGACGTTCGGGCGACTCATCGAATGTTGAGCTTATCACTTCTCCTTTAACCGAACGCTGCATATCAGTAACCTCTTCCGGCCGCTCATCGATCAACAATACTATTAAGATTGTCTCCGGATAACTAATGGTAATGGAATTAGCAAACTTCTGCAGCAGCACGGTCTTGCCACTATAAGGAGGCGCTACTATCAAGCCTCTTTGGCCCTTGCCCACAGGAGTAATCAGGTCCATCACCCTCATCGAAATCTTCTCAGGTAAAGTCTCCAGCAGATAGCGTTCCTGAGGATAAAGAGGGGTCAAATTATCAAACAGGGTTTTATCCCTGGCTGCTTCCGGTTCTTCCAGATTCACTGCTTCTACCTTAAGCAAAGCAAAGTATCTTTCTCCCTCTTTGGGCGGCCTGATCTGTCCACTGACGGTATCCCCGGTCTTGAGGCTAAACCTTCTGATTTGAGAAGGAGATATATAGATATCATCCGGACAGGGAAAATAATTATAGTTGGGGCTTCTTAAAAACCCGAATCCGTCCGGTAATACCTCCAGCACTCCCTCTCCGAACATAAGGCCGCTCTTTTCAGCCTGCGCCTGCAAAATCTTGAATATAAGATCCTGCTTCTTTAGGCTGCTAACGCCGTTCAGCTTCAACTGTCGTCCTAATTTACTTAATTTCGTGATCTTCATCTCTTTTAAATTT
Coding sequences within it:
- the rho gene encoding transcription termination factor Rho; its protein translation is MDIGNLKEMKITKLSKLGRQLKLNGVSSLKKQDLIFKILQAQAEKSGLMFGEGVLEVLPDGFGFLRSPNYNYFPCPDDIYISPSQIRRFSLKTGDTVSGQIRPPKEGERYFALLKVEAVNLEEPEAARDKTLFDNLTPLYPQERYLLETLPEKISMRVMDLITPVGKGQRGLIVAPPYSGKTVLLQKFANSITISYPETILIVLLIDERPEEVTDMQRSVKGEVISSTFDESPERHIQVAEMVLEKAKRLVEHKKHVVILLDSITRLARAYNSVIPHSGKVLSGGIDSNALQKPKRFFGSARNIEEGGSLTIIATALVDTGSRMDEVIFEEFKGTGNMELQLDRNIFQRRIYPSIDVKRSNTRREELLLDPEELSKMWILRKVLNEVSSVEAMELLVKRLKKSKTNAEFLMSMDQK